In Hevea brasiliensis isolate MT/VB/25A 57/8 chromosome 13, ASM3005281v1, whole genome shotgun sequence, a single genomic region encodes these proteins:
- the LOC110660711 gene encoding S-adenosylmethionine decarboxylase proenzyme: protein MVNMAMAVSAIGFEGYEKRLEISFFELGIFVDPEGKGFRSLSKSQLDEILGPAECTIVDSLFNDHVDSYVLSESSLFVYPYKIIIKTCGTTKLLLAIPPILKLADTLSLKVKSVRYTRGSFNFPGAQSYPHRSFSEEVSVLDSYFGKLGTGSKAYIMGGIDSPQKWHMYSASAADSTISCDHVYTIEMCMTGLDREKASVFYKTQSASASTMTIDSGIRKILPDSKICDFDFDPCGYSMNAIEGAAISTIHVTPEDGFSYASFETVGYDPKDVSLNQMIDRVLVCFQPSQFSIAVHASVAGEQLAETCSLDVKGYSRGERSLEELGMGGSIVYQKFVRSEDSGSPRSTLKCCWKEEEED, encoded by the coding sequence ATGGTCAATATGGCCATGGCTGTCTCTGCAATTGGATTTGAAGGTTATGAGAAGAGGCTGGAAATATCGTTTTTTGAGCTTGGCATTTTTGTTGATCCTGAAGGAAAAGGCTTTCGATCTCTGTCCAAGTCTCAGTTGGATGAGATTCTTGGACCAGCCGAGTGCACTATTGTTGATTCACTGTTCAATGATCATGTCGACTCTTACGTACTTTCTGAGTCTAGCCTCTTTGTATATCCTTACAAGATCATCATCAAAACCTGTGGGACTACCAAACTGCTCCTTGCAATCCCACCGATCTTGAAGCTGGCTGATACCCTTTCTCTTAAGGTAAAATCTGTGAGGTATACTCGTGGGAGCTTCAATTTCCCTGGAGCTCAGTCATATCCTCATCGCAGTTTCTCTGAAGAAGTTTCTGTCTTGGATAGTTATTTTGGGAAGCTAGGTACTGGCAGCAAGGCTTATATAATGGGTGGGATTGACAGCCCACAGAAATGGCATATGTACTCTGCATCTGCTGCTGATTCTACAATCTCTTGTGACCATGTTTACACTATAGAGATGTGCATGACTGGTTTGGACCGAGAAAAGGCTTCTGTTTTTTACAAAACCCAGTCGGCTTCTGCATCTACTATGACTATTGATTCTGGAATAAGAAAGATTCTTCCAGACTCGAAGATATGTGATTTTGATTTTGATCCATGTGGTTATTCAATGAATGCTATTGAAGGAGCGGCTATTTCTACAATCCATGTTACTCCAGAAGATGGTTTCAGCTATGCGAGCTTTGAAACAGTAGGATATGATCCAAAAGATGTGAGTCTGAACCAGATGATTGACAGGGTGTTGGTTTGTTTCCAGCCGAGTCAGTTCTCTATTGCTGTACATGCCAGTGTCGCAGGTGAACAACTAGCGGAGACTTGTTCACTAGATGTTAAGGGATACAGTCGTGGAGAGAGGAGCCTTGAAGAGCTTGGAATGGGTGGTTCCATTGTTTACCAGAAATTTGTTCGAAGTGAGGACTCTGGTTCTCCTAGGTCAACTCTGAAATGctgctggaaagaggaagaagaggATTAG